The genomic window CGCCCACGCTCTCGATGCGGTTGCCGCGGATGTAGATGGCCACATCGTGGCGCGGCTGGTCGCTGACCCCGTCGATCAGGGTGCCCGCGCGGATCACCGTCACCGGCTCGGCCGCCGGCTTGGTTTTCTCCTGCGCCGGAGCGACTGCCGCCAGCGCCAGAACCACCGTCAGCATTCCCACCCAACGCTGTCTTTGTCGCGTCATGTCTTTCTCCTTGTCTTGCAATGACCCGATGACCCGGTTCCCTGGATGAGCCTATCTGGAGAGCAGCTCGCTCCACAGGGAGGTGAGTTCCACCGCCGCCGCCCCGAAGGGCTGCGGGAGCTCGACCCGCTCCCGGCTCTGCAGGCAGAACTCGGTGGTGGGACCCAGGGTGAGTTGCCGCTGCCACAGCGTGGTTTCGGGCCGCTCCGGCCAGGGCCGCAACTCGTCGTAGAACGACGGATAGCTGGTGCCCCGCGGCTTGGAGAGCCACGTCGCCCAGCGCGCCGCCTTGAACTCGGGACGCCCCGCCACCAGCCGGTACACGCCGGCGGTGCCGCCGCGGGCCAGTTGTGCCACCTGGTCGTGCGGAGCCTGGCGCGCGCCCGAGACCGCAGCCTCGTTCAGCGTGCCCAGGGCAGCAAAGTCGTCGATCAGGTACCAGTCCTCATAGCCGAGCCCCTGCGGCAGCCAGCCCGCTCCCGTCACGCGCAGCGCCGCCGAGCCCCGGAAGCCCTCCGGGGGATGCGTCCCCAGCGCGCGATGGAAGGCGCGCAGCGCCTCCTCGTAGCGCCCGGCCGCCGCCGCCGAGTCCGCCCAGTGCCAGAAGACGTAGGCCAGCATTCTCCCTCCCGGGTGAAGCGCGCATTAAACCACAACCGGGGCGCGCCCGACCCACTTTCGTCACTTGCTTTTGCCCGCCGACCTGCGCTAAAGAATCGCGCAGCCGGGGAGGACAGGGCCATGCTTCCTGAATCCCATCCGCTGCAGCGGTTGTTCCAGGAGTTGGTGAGCCACCACTACGCGGGGATGCTGGGCCTGCGCGATCCCCAGATCAGCGCCTACGTGGCCTCGGTGCTCACCGAATTCTGCGAGGCCGAGCAGCTCTACAAGATCCGCGACGCCGCCGGCCGGCCCCTGGACGACGTGGGCTGCATGCTGCTGGAGTCCGATCCCGTCTACGGTCCCGCCCCCTCCTTCGACCGCGAGCGCCAGGTGCGCAAGCACATCGGCGACTTCACCCTCTTCTTCACCGGCATGTTCCCAGAGAGCATCCAGCACTGGCGCCTGCGCCGGCACCGCCTGGAAGGCTTCGTGGACTTCATGAAGGCGGGCAAGGAGAGCTACTACATCGTCTCCAAGTTCGAGCACTTCGAGTACGCCAAGGTGGCGCCGCTGTTCGCACGCCTGGCCGCCGAGTTCGAGAGCTGCGTCTACGGGCTCAACCTGGTGAAGAACGACCTGGCCGAGATGCAGCATCCCATCGTCCGCCGCACCACCGAGCTTCTGATGTAACTGGGAACCGGCTACTGGGAACCGGGAACTAGCTTGTAGAAGCTCAGCACCGCGTCGCCCTGCTCCAGCTTGCGATAGCGGCTGAGCCTGCCGAATCCATCTCCCGGATCGAAATGCTGGTCGTGTTCCGCCACCACTACGCTGGTTGTTTTCAGCAGCTTCGACTTCGCCAGTCGCTCCAGGGTCTCGTGGTACGCCGCCTCCATGCGGTAGGGAGGATCGAGGAAGAAGAAGCCGCACTCCACACCTGCGGCCTCCAGCCGCTCGAGTCCGGCTGCCGCTTCGCGCTCCACGATCTCCGCTCCCTG from Terriglobales bacterium includes these protein-coding regions:
- the rsmD gene encoding 16S rRNA (guanine(966)-N(2))-methyltransferase RsmD, with amino-acid sequence MRVIAGKYRHRALRAPRGLEVRPTSDRLRETLFNVLAAGRPEVLAGSVWIDAFAGTGAVGIEALSRGARQVYFLESAKAAAAAIRANLKALGIAQGAEIVEREAAAGLERLEAAGVECGFFFLDPPYRMEAAYHETLERLAKSKLLKTTSVVVAEHDQHFDPGDGFGRLSRYRKLEQGDAVLSFYKLVPGSQ